The Artemia franciscana chromosome 18, ASM3288406v1, whole genome shotgun sequence genome includes a window with the following:
- the LOC136038694 gene encoding 26S proteasome non-ATPase regulatory subunit 8-like, whose protein sequence is MSANLQEVSNYLKAALASNFNDPKIIRKKLTDVKVILATRGLLAGTEEASTQDLVIAREILEVGALFSISQRDIPAFERYVAQLKSFYFDYNDELLESKYKFQVLGLNLLCLLSQSKLADFHMELELLPHNILHGSPFINHPVKLEQSLVEGHYNKIFDAKTEAPADSYAIFLESLLQTVRGDVALCMEKAFERISAKEAARMLQITTETELKNFSLKRGWQLQNDGYYYFKPEVKKIEDRVPADELAKLQIEYARELEMIV, encoded by the coding sequence ATGTCAGCTAATTTACAAGAAGTTTCAAATTATCTTAAAGCAGCTCTTGCATCTAATTTTAATGATCCCaaaatcataagaaaaaaactcacTGATGTAAAAGTTATCCTAGCTACTCGTGGCCTGCTAGCTGGTACAGAAGAGGCTTCAACTCAGGATCTTGTCATAGCCAGAGAAATTCTTGAAGTTGGAGCTCTATTCAGCATTAGCCAACGAGATATACCTGCATTTGAAAGATATGTAGCTCAATTGAAAAGTTTCTACTTTGACTACAATGATGAGCTTCTGGAATCCAAGTATAAGTTTCAGGTCCTTGGACTGAATTTACTGTGCCTCCTTTCTCAATCCAAGTTAGCTGACTTTCACATGGAATTGGAACTGCTCCCCCATAATATACTTCATGGGAGCCCCTTTATCAATCACCCCGTAAAATTAGAACAAAGTTTGGTGGAAGGACACTATAACAAGATATTCGATGCCAAGACTGAAGCCCCAGCAGACAGCTATGCAATTTTTCTTGAAAGTCTACTGCAAACAGTTCGAGGTGATGTTGCTCTCTGCAtggaaaaagcttttgaaaGAATCAGCGCAAAAGAAGCTGCACGGATGTTGCAAATTACTACTGAAACGGAGCTCAAAAACTTCAGCTTGAAGCGTGGGTGGCAACTCCAGAATGATGGCTACTATTATTTTAAGCCTGAAGTAAAAAAGATAGAAGATCGTGTACCTGCCGACGAACTGGCTAAACTTCAAATTGAATACGCTCGAGAATTGGAGATGATAGTCTaa